AGGTTCATTGAGTGATGCACTGGATTCATTTCCTTATTTTGACGATGGAAAGGAGGAAAAGGGTGAGTAACTAATGAAATGATTGTGGCTAGCTAACATAATTATAGACATGGCAGGTATACATTAACATATAGTTAAATATTATTTATGAGTAGAGATATAATTACATTAACAGAGGCATTGCAATATTATTTTgattgaaaataactttattagcaatcAATCATCATGAACATAAATACAACGTACTGTGAACACTTTCCAAAAGTTTGGCAAGCCCGGCAACCCAAATTTTCAGAAAGCTCACTCATCTCTAAGTGTGATGGAGCAGAGGCTAGGAAAAAGCACACAAAAAATTAAAGATACTCCCAGTGAGGGGAGGGGTAAATGATGAAAATCAATATTGCCCCATTTTTCCCAAAGGTCCACAAACACATATAAAAAATTATGTAGGAGACCTccctcttaggctgctttcacactataaagttcttccgttttaaagagcagttataatgttccgttatgaaaacctttaaaaacggccgttacaaaatcccattatagtctatgggatttttacattatccgttttatcccgtcatagcccattattaataacagacgttattttgtgatgggagaaaaatagtgcatgtaccgttttttctcccatcacaaataacttccgttattaataacgggctatgacgggtaaaaacgtttttaagggttttcataacggaacattataacgtCTCAATAAAACGGaaaaactttatagtgtgaaagcagccttaaaaatttagcttttaattataataatataaatgaaAATTACATAGGTGTCGACACCACAACACACACCAGTGTCTCAGTATGAATGCACTATTATGGTTAGCATGTTATCATGCACATATCTTATTAATTCATAATGGGAGAGAGACCTATATGCACCAATCACTAATGAGACAAACTACCTACTGTGTACAAGTAaaatcatggccgtaaatattggcacccatTAAATTTTCctagaaaaataagtatttctcacagaaaaggattgcagtaacacatgttttgctatacacatgtttattccctttgtgtgtattggaactaaaccaaaaaagggagaaaagaaagcaaattggacataatgtcacaccaaactccaaaaatgggctggacaaaattattggcaccctctcAAAATTGTGGAATGCTCCTTTAaagtcacctggggcaagtaacaagtgtgggaaatataaaaatcacacctgaacgcagataaaaaggagagaagttcacttagcctttgccttgtgtgtctgtgtgtgccacactaagcatggacaacagaaagaggagaagagaactctctgaggacttgagaaccaaaattgtggaaaaatatcaacaatctcaaggttacaagaccatctccagagatctagatttgccttttccacagtgcgcaacattatcaagaagtttgcaaaccatggcactgtagctaatctccctgggcggggACTGAAGagtaaaattgatgaaaggtgtaaacgcaggatagtccggatggtggataagcagccccaaacaagttccaaagatattcaagctgtcctgcaggctcagggtgcatcagtgtcagcgcgaactatcggTCGACATttcaatgaaatgaaacgctatggcaggagacccaggaggaccccactgctgacacatagacataaaaaagcaagactacattttgccaaaatgaacttaagtaaaccaaaatccttctgggaaaacgtcttgtggacagatgagaccaagaaagaTATTTTGGTAAAGCACGATTCTACTGTTTTAACGAAAATggaataaggcctacaaagaaaagaacacagtacctacagtgaaatatggtggaggttcaatgatgttttggggttgtcttgctgcctctggcactgggtgccttgaatgtgtacaaggcatcatgaaatctgaggattaccaatggattttgggtcgcactgtacagcccagtgtcagaaagctgggtttgcgtccgcgatcttgggtcttccagcaggacaatgaccccaaacatacatcgaAAAGCACCCAGAGATGGATGCAACaaaacgctggagagttctgaagtggccaccaatgagtccagatctaaataccattgaacacctgtggagagatcctaaaattgctgttgggaaaaggcgcccttccaataagagagacctggagcagtttgcaaaggaagagtgatcctacattccggctgagaggtgtaagaaacttattgatggttataggaagccactggtttcagttattttttccaaagggtgtgcaaccaaatattaagttaagggtgccaataattttgtccagcccatttttggattttggtgtgacattatgtccaatttgcttttcttcttccctttttttggttttgttccaatatacacaaagggaataaacatgtgtatagtaaaacatgtgttactgcaatccttttctgtgagaaatacttcattttcttgaaacatttcaggggtgccaacatttacagccatgactgtatatgatacACTGgcgattttgcaggttttcctacttacataGCATgtagtaatttttatcatagataCTCTTCAACTGTGAAACGGAATCCgcaaaatcacattgtatgatttttaaaaaatgtacttgaattttattgcatgacataagtatttgatcacctaccaaccagtaagaattccggctctcacagacctgttctTTTTTCTTTAAGAATCCCTCCTGTTCTCTATTCATTAACTGTATTAACTGCACCTGATtgaacttgttacctgtatagaaGACACTTGTCCACACACTCAAACAAACAGACTCCAACCTTTCCACAAAGGCCAAGACCAGAGAGCCGTGTAAGGACATCAGCGATAAAATTGTAGACCttcacaaggctggaatgggctacaggacaataggcaagcagcttaatGAGAAGGCAACAGCTGTTggtgcaattattagaaaatggaagaagttcaAGATGACGGTCAATCTCCCtcagtctggggctccatgcaagatctcacctcgaGGGGCTTCAATGATCATGACGAAGGGGAGAGATCAGCCCAGAATGACAGGACCTGGTCAATGACCTGAACAGAACTGGGACCACAgtctccaagaaaaccattaTTAACACACTGTGCTGTCATGGATTAAAATCCTGCAGCGCACACAAGGTTGCCCTGCTCAGGCCAGcgcatgtccaggcccgtctgaagtttgccaatgattatctggatgatccagaagaggaatgGGAGAAGTtcttgtggtctgatgagacaaaaatagagctttttggtctaaGCTCAACTCACCGtgtttggaggaagaagaaggatgagTACAACCCCAAGAACATCATCCCAATCGTGAatcatggaggtggaaacatcattctttggggctgcCTTTCTGCAAAGGGAACAGGATGACAGCACCATATTAAGGGGATGATAGATGGGGCCATGTAACGCAAGATCTTGGCTAACAACCTCCTcagtaagagcattgaagatgggttgtcgttgggtcttccagcatgacaacaaCCTGAAACAAacagccagggcaactaaggaGTGACTCCGTGAGAAGtatctcaaggtcctggagtggcctagccagtctccagacctatacccaacagaaaatctttggagggagctgaaagtcTGTATTGCCCCAGAACATGAAGGATCTGGAGATGGTCTGTatggaggaatgagccaaaatccttgctgcagtgtgtgcaaacctggtcaagaactacaggaaattgcaaacaaaggtttctgtaccaaaaaggtatgcttttctgatgtatcaaatacttatgtcatgcaataaaaggcaaattcatttttttttttaatcatacaatgtgattttcaggatttttctatttaaattatgtctctcacagttgaagagtacctgtgagaaaaattacagacctctacatgctttgtgtcacgatcccggctggtaggaggtggatcctctgtgccagagagggattggcgtggaccgtgctagtggaccggttctaagtcactactggttttcaccagagcccgccgcaaagcgggatggtcttgctgcggcggtagtgaccaggtcgtatccactagcaacggctcaacctctctggctgctgaagataggcgcggtacaagggagtagacagaagcaaggtcggacgtagcagaaggtcggggcaggcagcaaggatcgtagtcaggggcaacggcaggaggtcaggaacacgggctaggaacaaacaagggaacgctttcactaggcacaagggcaacaagatccggcaagggagtgcaggggaagtgaggtataagtaggaagtgcacaagtggaaactaatcaaggtaattgggaagattggaccaggcaccatcattggtgcactggccctttaaatcgcagagacccggcgcgcgcgcgccctagggagcggggccgcgcgcgccgggacaggaccgacggagagcgagtcaggtacgggagccggggtgcgcatcgcgagcgggcgccacccgcatagcgaatcgcatcccggctggaggcggtaccgcagcgcacccggtcagtggatctgaccggggcgctgcagcaacgaggatgaggcgagcgctccggggaggaacggggacccggagcgctcggcgtaacactttgtAAGTAGAaaaacctgcaaaatcggcaGCGTATCAAATACTTtttctccccactgtatattcTGCTGGTGTATATTAGCTGATTTAAAACACAAAAATCAGATGTCCTGTCAACATGTTTTGCTCCACCAGGAGTGTCCTCATGGCTTATGAAGGAAGTGGCCAGTGGTTTGGCATCAGGCTAGTTCTATTAAGAGACATAGATTAACAAGTAAACTAGTGTTTCATTTCTGTTTTCATTATTTTTcttcatttcttaattacatttttttttatatttccttgtTTGATTCTTTCCAGGCAAAAAGGGTGAAAATAAAAGTTTAGCAAACATAAACCACCTAACAAAATACTATCTCACTAGTCAATGGATGACTAGGCTTGTACCCTCGGTGTACACCCTGGTAATCTGTGTGGCACTCCCTTTAAATGTAATGGCAATCATCATATTTCTCTTCAAGATAAAAGTTAGGAAACCAGCGGTGGTTTATATGTTGAACCTGGCCACTGCCGATGTGCTCTTTGTTATTTTGCTCCCTTTCATCATTATATATCGATTCTCCGGGAATAACTGGCTTGTTGGAGAAGGGATGTGTCGTCTTGTCACTGCAACACTTTACTGTAACACGTACTGCTCCATCCTGCTCATAACCAGCATCAGTGTGGACAGATACCTGGCTGTGGTCTACCCAATACATGCTCTGTACTGGCGGACGACAACACGATCTTGGGTGGCCTGTATATTTATTTGGATTTTATCCATATTCAGCACTGTGCCTCTTCTCAAAGTTAGACAAACATATACTATTAATGATCTAAACATCACAACCTGTTATGATGTGCTTTCAATCAAAGATCTTCAaggttttcttctttatttttttacatcttaTATCTCGCTCTTATTCTTCTTACCGTTATTTATCACAACCTACTGCTACATTGGTGTACTCAGAAAATTGACCTCCTCAGTAATTGACAGCACAGCTAATAGATCCAGAGCTGTGGTCCTAACTGTGATTGTGCTATGTGTATTTGTACTGTGCTTTGGGCCAACCAatattatctttttaattcacttCCTGGGTTATTTAAAAGAGAACAGTGATTCTTCGTACTTTGCTTT
Above is a genomic segment from Hyla sarda isolate aHylSar1 chromosome 1, aHylSar1.hap1, whole genome shotgun sequence containing:
- the LOC130274567 gene encoding proteinase-activated receptor 1-like encodes the protein MAIIIFLFKIKVRKPAVVYMLNLATADVLFVILLPFIIIYRFSGNNWLVGEGMCRLVTATLYCNTYCSILLITSISVDRYLAVVYPIHALYWRTTTRSWVACIFIWILSIFSTVPLLKVRQTYTINDLNITTCYDVLSIKDLQGFLLYFFTSYISLLFFLPLFITTYCYIGVLRKLTSSVIDSTANRSRAVVLTVIVLCVFVLCFGPTNIIFLIHFLGYLKENSDSSYFAFVFCACISSISCCLDPLIYYFGSSKCQRYLHSLLCCKINSG